Proteins encoded together in one Cicer arietinum cultivar CDC Frontier isolate Library 1 chromosome 4, Cicar.CDCFrontier_v2.0, whole genome shotgun sequence window:
- the LOC101503520 gene encoding putative transcription factor bHLH056 isoform X4 — protein MASSHDDSQDFSNLFNQFIDPNLNHSASDYNNPSSPSFHFSHPYPNSSTIPNFPNFTSSSSSSAQNAEASELPSSKGTSPPRSSSKRGRAAEFHNLSEKRRRSKINEKMKALQNLIPNSNKTDKASMLDEAIDYLKQLQLQVQMLMMRNGFSLHPMSLSGGPRPMMFSPTELNLDEEQCSISNQSVIPPMTNLATFDTSPSFQPSMKSITACHN, from the exons ATGGCTTCTTCTCATGATGATTCACAAGATTTCTCCAATTTATTCAACCAATTCATTGATCCAAATCTCAACCACTCCGCTTCTGATTACAACAATCCATCTTCTCCCTCTTTTCATTTCTCTCATCCTTATCCTAATTCTTCCACCATCCCTAATTTCCCCAATttcacttcttcttcttcttcttctgctCAG aatgctgAGGCTTCAGAGTTGCCATCTTCAAAGGGGACTTCACCACCACGTTCTTCCTCAAAGAGAGGCAGAGCTGCAGAGTTTCATAATTTGTCTGAAAAG AGAAGGAGGAGTAAGATTAACGAGAAAATGAAAGCTTTGCAGAATTTGATTCCGAATTCTAACAAG ACAGACAAAGCTTCAATGCTAGATGAAGCCATAGATTATTTAAAGCAGCTTCAGCTTCAAGTACAA ATGTTAATGATGAGAAATGGTTTTAGCTTGCATCCAATGTCTTTATCAGGAGGGCCGCGACCTATGATGTTTTCTCCGACCGAGTTGAATCTTGATGAAG AACAATGCAGCATCTCAAATCAATCCGTTATACCCCCGATGACAAATTTAGCTACTTTTGATACCTCGCCAAGTTTTCAACCCTCTATGAAG TCTATAACAGCATGCCACAACTGA
- the LOC101503520 gene encoding transcription factor PHYTOCHROME INTERACTING FACTOR-LIKE 13-like isoform X3 gives MASSHDDSQDFSNLFNQFIDPNLNHSASDYNNPSSPSFHFSHPYPNSSTIPNFPNFTSSSSSSAQNAEASELPSSKGTSPPRSSSKRGRAAEFHNLSEKRRRSKINEKMKALQNLIPNSNKTDKASMLDEAIDYLKQLQLQVQMLMMRNGFSLHPMSLSGGPRPMMFSPTELNLDEEQCSISNQSVIPPMTNLATFDTSPSFQPSMKDAVYNSMPQLILDTTRIGKTPSPDVS, from the exons ATGGCTTCTTCTCATGATGATTCACAAGATTTCTCCAATTTATTCAACCAATTCATTGATCCAAATCTCAACCACTCCGCTTCTGATTACAACAATCCATCTTCTCCCTCTTTTCATTTCTCTCATCCTTATCCTAATTCTTCCACCATCCCTAATTTCCCCAATttcacttcttcttcttcttcttctgctCAG aatgctgAGGCTTCAGAGTTGCCATCTTCAAAGGGGACTTCACCACCACGTTCTTCCTCAAAGAGAGGCAGAGCTGCAGAGTTTCATAATTTGTCTGAAAAG AGAAGGAGGAGTAAGATTAACGAGAAAATGAAAGCTTTGCAGAATTTGATTCCGAATTCTAACAAG ACAGACAAAGCTTCAATGCTAGATGAAGCCATAGATTATTTAAAGCAGCTTCAGCTTCAAGTACAA ATGTTAATGATGAGAAATGGTTTTAGCTTGCATCCAATGTCTTTATCAGGAGGGCCGCGACCTATGATGTTTTCTCCGACCGAGTTGAATCTTGATGAAG AACAATGCAGCATCTCAAATCAATCCGTTATACCCCCGATGACAAATTTAGCTACTTTTGATACCTCGCCAAGTTTTCAACCCTCTATGAAG GATGCAGTCTATAACAGCATGCCACAACTGATTTTGGATACAACAAGAATTGGAAAAACTCCTTCTCCAGATGTGTCTTAA
- the LOC101503520 gene encoding transcription factor PHYTOCHROME INTERACTING FACTOR-LIKE 15-like isoform X1 — protein sequence MASSHDDSQDFSNLFNQFIDPNLNHSASDYNNPSSPSFHFSHPYPNSSTIPNFPNFTSSSSSSAQNAEASELPSSKGTSPPRSSSKRGRAAEFHNLSEKRRRSKINEKMKALQNLIPNSNKTDKASMLDEAIDYLKQLQLQVQMLMMRNGFSLHPMSLSGGPRPMMFSPTELNLDEGNGFPNSITAVASSANDECLARPAFTFPEQCSISNQSVIPPMTNLATFDTSPSFQPSMKDAVYNSMPQLILDTTRIGKTPSPDVS from the exons ATGGCTTCTTCTCATGATGATTCACAAGATTTCTCCAATTTATTCAACCAATTCATTGATCCAAATCTCAACCACTCCGCTTCTGATTACAACAATCCATCTTCTCCCTCTTTTCATTTCTCTCATCCTTATCCTAATTCTTCCACCATCCCTAATTTCCCCAATttcacttcttcttcttcttcttctgctCAG aatgctgAGGCTTCAGAGTTGCCATCTTCAAAGGGGACTTCACCACCACGTTCTTCCTCAAAGAGAGGCAGAGCTGCAGAGTTTCATAATTTGTCTGAAAAG AGAAGGAGGAGTAAGATTAACGAGAAAATGAAAGCTTTGCAGAATTTGATTCCGAATTCTAACAAG ACAGACAAAGCTTCAATGCTAGATGAAGCCATAGATTATTTAAAGCAGCTTCAGCTTCAAGTACAA ATGTTAATGATGAGAAATGGTTTTAGCTTGCATCCAATGTCTTTATCAGGAGGGCCGCGACCTATGATGTTTTCTCCGACCGAGTTGAATCTTGATGAAGGTAATGGATTTCCCAATTCTATCACTGCAGTCGCCTCATCTGCGAACGATGAATGTTTAGCGCGGCCTGCTTTTACTTTTCCAGAACAATGCAGCATCTCAAATCAATCCGTTATACCCCCGATGACAAATTTAGCTACTTTTGATACCTCGCCAAGTTTTCAACCCTCTATGAAG GATGCAGTCTATAACAGCATGCCACAACTGATTTTGGATACAACAAGAATTGGAAAAACTCCTTCTCCAGATGTGTCTTAA
- the LOC101503520 gene encoding transcription factor PHYTOCHROME INTERACTING FACTOR-LIKE 15-like isoform X2, with product MASSHDDSQDFSNLFNQFIDPNLNHSASDYNNPSSPSFHFSHPYPNSSTIPNFPNFTSSSSSSAQNAEASELPSSKGTSPPRSSSKRGRAAEFHNLSEKRRRSKINEKMKALQNLIPNSNKTDKASMLDEAIDYLKQLQLQVQMLMMRNGFSLHPMSLSGGPRPMMFSPTELNLDEGNGFPNSITAVASSANDECLARPAFTFPEQCSISNQSVIPPMTNLATFDTSPSFQPSMKSITACHN from the exons ATGGCTTCTTCTCATGATGATTCACAAGATTTCTCCAATTTATTCAACCAATTCATTGATCCAAATCTCAACCACTCCGCTTCTGATTACAACAATCCATCTTCTCCCTCTTTTCATTTCTCTCATCCTTATCCTAATTCTTCCACCATCCCTAATTTCCCCAATttcacttcttcttcttcttcttctgctCAG aatgctgAGGCTTCAGAGTTGCCATCTTCAAAGGGGACTTCACCACCACGTTCTTCCTCAAAGAGAGGCAGAGCTGCAGAGTTTCATAATTTGTCTGAAAAG AGAAGGAGGAGTAAGATTAACGAGAAAATGAAAGCTTTGCAGAATTTGATTCCGAATTCTAACAAG ACAGACAAAGCTTCAATGCTAGATGAAGCCATAGATTATTTAAAGCAGCTTCAGCTTCAAGTACAA ATGTTAATGATGAGAAATGGTTTTAGCTTGCATCCAATGTCTTTATCAGGAGGGCCGCGACCTATGATGTTTTCTCCGACCGAGTTGAATCTTGATGAAGGTAATGGATTTCCCAATTCTATCACTGCAGTCGCCTCATCTGCGAACGATGAATGTTTAGCGCGGCCTGCTTTTACTTTTCCAGAACAATGCAGCATCTCAAATCAATCCGTTATACCCCCGATGACAAATTTAGCTACTTTTGATACCTCGCCAAGTTTTCAACCCTCTATGAAG TCTATAACAGCATGCCACAACTGA
- the LOC101504064 gene encoding probable BOI-related E3 ubiquitin-protein ligase 3 codes for MAFLQDQFQRHYQTQQQQPPPPQTKSFRNLRTIDGQMSQQMTFYNPADLQDQSQHPPYIPPFHVVGFAPGPVVPADGSDGGVDLHWNFGLEPERKRLKEQDFLENNSQISSVDFLQPRSVSTGLGLSLDNTRLASTGDSALLSLIGDDIGRQLQQEDLEMDRFLKVQGEQLRQAILEKVQATQLQSISIIEEKVLQKLREKETEVENINKRNMELEDQMEQLSVEAVAWQQRARYNENMIAALKFNLQQAYVQSRDSKEGCGDSEVDDTASCCNGRSLDFHLLSKENSNTKDMMICKACRVNEVTMVLLPCKHLCLCKDCESKLSFCPLCQSSKFIGMEVYM; via the exons ATGGCTTTCCTTCAAGACCAGTTTCAACGCCACTACCAAacccaacaacaacaaccaccaCCGCCACAAACCAAATCTTTCAG AAATTTACGAACAATTGATGGTCAGATGTCGCAGCAGATGACTTTTTATAACCCTGCTGATTTGCAAGATCAGTCTCAGCATCCACCTTACATTCCTCCAT TTCATGTTGTTGGATTTGCTCCGGGTCCTGTGGT TCCTGCTGATGGAAGTGATGGCGGTGTTGATTTGCATTGGAATTTTGGTTTGGAACCAGAGCGGAAGAGACTAAAAGAACAGGATTTTTTGGAGAACAATTCTCAGATATCTTCTGTGGATTTCCTGCAGCCACGATCTGTGTCCACAGGACTGGGCTTGTCGCTTGATAATACTCGCCTGGCTTCAACCGGAGACTCGGCTTTATTGTCACTTATAGGGGATGATATTGGTCGTCAGTTACAACAGGAAGATTTGGAGATGGATAGATTTCTCAAAGTGCAG GGTGAACAGTTGCGGCAAGCAATTTTAGAGAAAGTTCAGGCAACACAACTTCAGAGTATTTCAATCATTGAAGAAAAAGTCCTCCAGAAACTTCGTGAGAAAGAAACGGAGGTGGAGAACATCAACAAGAGGAATATGGAACTTGAAGATCAAATGGAGCAATTGAGCGTAGAAGCGGTCGCATGGCAACAGCGAGCCAGATACAATGAAAACATGATTGCTGCTCTCAAGTTTAACCTTCAGCAAGCATATGTCCAAAGTAGAGATAGTAAAGAAGGATGCGGCGACAGCGAGGTCGATGATACAGCTTCTTGCTGCAATGGCCGCTCGCTTGATTTTCATCTTCTCTCGAAGGAAAATTCCAATACAAAAGACATGATGATATGTAAGGCCTGCAGAGTCAACGAAGTGACGATGGTTTTATTACCTTGTAAGCATCTTTGCCTCTGTAAAGATTGTGAAAGTAAGCTTAGTTTCTGTCCTCTATGTCAATCCTCTAAATTCATCGGCATGGAGGTCTACAtgtaa